A region of Candidatus Diapherotrites archaeon DNA encodes the following proteins:
- a CDS encoding type II toxin-antitoxin system RelE/ParE family toxin, protein MSFEAVFLESFADDVARLDGSQKTLVEKRLRRLTANPFSEKPLHGQKRFWASRILNLRIIYRIEGQKIFFARVSSRKDVYKNL, encoded by the coding sequence ATGAGTTTTGAAGCGGTTTTTCTTGAATCTTTTGCCGATGACGTGGCAAGGCTTGACGGCAGCCAAAAAACGCTTGTTGAAAAAAGGCTCCGCAGGCTCACTGCAAACCCGTTTTCCGAAAAGCCACTTCACGGCCAGAAACGGTTTTGGGCTTCGAGGATCCTGAACCTGAGAATAATTTACCGCATTGAAGGGCAAAAAATATTTTTTGCCAGGGTTTCAAGCAGGAAAGACGTTTACAAAAACCTGTAG
- a CDS encoding dihydrodipicolinate reductase, which yields MAKKIRVIQYGLGTIGMETARLCLEKQSLELAGAIDIDPQKAGKDAGELCNGKRAGVTVSDSAKKVFSGAKADVVVHTTVSSLAKAEPQIIEALESGLNVVSTTEELSFPIGENRKIAERLDKIAGKNNVSVLGVGVNPGFVMDALPLMLTAPCQKIEKIEITRQIDASNRRVPFQKKIGSTLSVEEFDKKVAEGTIRHVGLPESLSMIAHCLGFKDFEFSQTISPIISDKEIALSWGTISMGSVRGVKQTASAKVNGKEIISMNFRAGIGEAESFDAVKIHGVPPIDMKISGGTHGDRATAAIAVNMVPVAFSAGAGLKTMADFVPKILA from the coding sequence ATGGCAAAAAAAATCAGGGTCATTCAATACGGTTTGGGAACTATTGGAATGGAAACCGCGAGGCTTTGCCTTGAAAAGCAGTCACTTGAATTGGCTGGCGCGATTGACATCGACCCGCAAAAAGCCGGAAAGGATGCCGGAGAACTGTGCAATGGAAAACGTGCAGGCGTAACGGTTTCTGACAGCGCGAAAAAAGTTTTCTCCGGGGCAAAAGCGGACGTTGTTGTTCACACAACCGTTTCAAGCCTTGCCAAGGCAGAACCGCAGATCATCGAAGCGCTTGAATCGGGCCTGAACGTGGTTTCGACAACCGAAGAGCTTTCTTTCCCCATAGGCGAGAACAGGAAAATCGCGGAGCGCTTGGACAAAATCGCCGGCAAAAACAACGTCAGCGTGCTTGGTGTCGGAGTCAACCCCGGCTTTGTAATGGACGCATTGCCATTGATGCTTACAGCGCCATGCCAGAAAATCGAAAAAATCGAAATCACGAGGCAGATTGACGCCTCGAACAGGCGCGTTCCCTTCCAGAAAAAAATCGGTTCCACGCTTTCGGTTGAAGAGTTCGACAAAAAGGTTGCGGAAGGCACAATCAGGCACGTCGGCCTGCCTGAATCGCTTTCAATGATAGCGCACTGCCTTGGCTTTAAGGATTTCGAGTTCAGCCAGACAATCAGCCCGATAATCTCGGACAAGGAGATTGCGTTAAGCTGGGGAACGATAAGTATGGGAAGCGTTCGCGGCGTGAAGCAGACTGCCTCGGCGAAAGTGAACGGAAAAGAAATAATTTCCATGAATTTCCGCGCCGGCATCGGGGAAGCGGAATCGTTTGACGCAGTCAAAATCCACGGCGTGCCGCCAATCGACATGAAAATCTCGGGCGGAACTCACGGCGACAGGGCAACGGCCGCGATCGCGGTCAACATGGTTCCGGTCGCATTCTCGGCGGGCGCCGGCCTGAAAACAATGGCGGACTTCGTGCCAAAAATCCTTGCGTGA